ATAGAAACTACATGGCGTGGCGCTGTTTTAGGAATAGAAAATTATGAAAAAAAAGCCAATTTCTTCCGTCTAAAAAAAGACTCTAAAGTTAAGATCTTCACTTTTTAGTGTGCTGTCCCTTATATATATTTAAATGCAAAAAATCTCTAAGGAAAGCACACTGAAGGGGTATGGGGAAGGTATCTTCCCCATGTCTGGGGGGTGCTCAGCGGAGCGTCCAGGGAGAGGCTTTCTCCCATAGGGAAAGTGTCATGTCACAATAATATAACAAAAGGTATTTAAGTGACATGACACTATATTGAATTTTTAAATCTCATCCATAAAAGAAAACCCAATGATAATAAAAAACACATTAAAAATAATACATCATATACATTTAATTTTAGCTCAATGTATTCTTTTCTTTTCTTTGAGTATCCAAACCCTTTTGATTCAAGGGATATGGATAAATATTCTGTCCACCTTAAAAAATTTAAAAAAACTGGAGCAAGAAATGGAACATAACTTTTTATTTTTTTTGCAGGATTTTTTGTGGAAATGATGTAACCTCTTGATTTCTGTGCCTGAACTATTGTATCAACTATCCCCATAAAAGTTGGAACAAATCTTAATGACAAAGAAAATGCAAAGCTCAATGGATATGGAAGCCCCATTTTTTTAAGTCCCAAGGTGAGCATCTCACTCTTTGTAGAAAATAAAAAAGCTACACCTGCAATAACCATGGCATCCATTTTAATTCCTATAATTATTCCATAAAGAAAATAACTTTTTCCTTTAGCTAATACCCATAGAACAACAGAAAGTAAAAAAATCAACACAAGAATAAATTTTAATTTTCTTATGAATAAAAATGTGTTCGAAAGAATTGAAAGTAGAATAAAAAAAGCTAATACTAAAGCGACAGGGAGCAGCTTCGATGGAATAAGAGCAATGATAAACGAGGCAAGAAGAGAGACAATTTTGACTCGAGGGTCAATTTTATCAAGCCAGTATTCTTTCCTTTCAGTAAGTATCATTGGATGAGACTATGTTTAATTTCTTCAACATCTAAAAAATTAAACCCCAGATATTCATTCAAATGAAAAAAATCAGAAAGAGG
The window above is part of the Acidobacteriota bacterium genome. Proteins encoded here:
- a CDS encoding energy-coupling factor transporter transmembrane component T produces the protein MILTERKEYWLDKIDPRVKIVSLLASFIIALIPSKLLPVALVLAFFILLSILSNTFLFIRKLKFILVLIFLLSVVLWVLAKGKSYFLYGIIIGIKMDAMVIAGVAFLFSTKSEMLTLGLKKMGLPYPLSFAFSLSLRFVPTFMGIVDTIVQAQKSRGYIISTKNPAKKIKSYVPFLAPVFLNFLRWTEYLSISLESKGFGYSKKRKEYIELKLNVYDVLFLMCFLLSLGFLLWMRFKNSI